From a single Apium graveolens cultivar Ventura chromosome 2, ASM990537v1, whole genome shotgun sequence genomic region:
- the LOC141707413 gene encoding uncharacterized protein LOC141707413 isoform X2: MSPFVRSRTTQPLPSKLNSSSSQVSVSGVNSNRSPGKSGGVLRRNGSSISLMSGLGSYNSLFPGQCTPVTLFVFHDDFSEDAPGSNVVESVDAPGSNVVESVDASSLNQSLSLNSSARSNLPTKGSGPVVVLSRAGKYEGGIRKKLQSSLEAQIRFSIKKCRTLTGTESGYAGRKAGGMSSSAPLFSLDAAKAVALVDRSSNQRGESLDFATSLVENILNGTRSSDSLLLESHNQSSSKEDILSVKEFIYRQADILRGRGGVVANTNNGSAVGMVAVAAAAAAASAASGKALTTPDLPSLEIWLSSCQLILHGILSAKRSSAYEPEISTRKSRQRNAFPPVAETNFSKLTDPLEIAISFLESGKGLNSRFSTLWCQKALPAAKDVYLNNLPSSYPTSLHKAHLEKALCAFSSMVKGPAVQLYLKKLEDECTSIWSSGRQLCDAVSLTGKPCMHQRHDVEACNQVAQDENKPHSSGFVFLHACACGRLRRLRPDPFDFEAANVTASCYQECDKLLSAIQLPQVSDNGPIQSSSWSLIRVGGARYYEPAKGLRQSGFSATQKFLLKWKIFLEKSEEPKEPACSVQDVVNHRLISESNIETVADADRKRTSSAQLDRGKIPNEVEILGNSPSDNKFDNSKIRFGKGPSNFTMRKPFSEVVAGSTATDSGFPPLQSKKQTSLASDKGMKQHTVVGRRIEQIGEKIDNQGSQKVDDAVADKIENSKDSRNSDSVLEIGSNIISLSFNTKKNSETMSSSKHVTVYFGFEHECPRGHRFMLTPELLSELGSSYAVYEESHHHYSCANKLDHKVAEPIQLVRNGGRSKVHRHANEILASASKDSTTGTSKDIMTNANRRPDGLMRHTLSSEVQNSVAVASSTMKDVEDITQSVTLEDGGNAFSLLDRNLPVYMKCPHCRTSKNRRDPPNVKFAGTISQLQRIFLVTPAFPVLLATCPVVQFEKSCLPLPVPDIEQKLQFTLGCQVILPPESFLSLRLPFVYGLQLEDGSLHPLRPFEDEPELTAWITKSTTLQVLSKGSNPDEQLFN; the protein is encoded by the exons ATGTCACCATTTGTAAGATCAAGGACCACACAACCTTTGCCATCTAAATTAAATTCGTCTTCCTCGCAAGTATCTGTTTCTGGTGTAAATTCTAACCGGTCTCCTGGTAAATCTGGTGGTGTCTTGAGACGTAATGGATCCTCAATTTCATTGATGTCAGGCCTGGGTTCATACAACTCCTTGTTTCCGGGTCAATGCACACCAGTAACACTATTTGTTTTTCATGATGACTTCTCTGAAGATGCCCCTGGTTCTAATGTCGTGGAGTCTGTAGATGCCCCTGGTTCTAATGTCGTGGAGTCTGTAGATGCCTCCTCGTTAAATCAGTCATTAAGTTTGAACAGTTCTGCTAGGTCAAATTTGCCTACAAAAGGATCTGGTCCCGTTGTTGTGCTGTCACGCGCTGGTAAATATGAAGGTGGAATTAGGAAGAAACTGCAGTCATCCCTTGAGGCACAGATCCGCTTTTCGATTAAAAAATGTAGGACACTTACAGGAACTGAATCGGGATATGCTGGGAGAAAAGCTGGAGGTATGTCAAGCTCAGCACCTTTGTTTTCACTAGATGCAGCCAAAGCTGTTGCATTAGTAGACAGATCATCAAATCAAAGAGGTGAATCACTTGATTTTGCCACTTCTCTTGTTGAAAATATTCTGAATGGAACGAGATCATCTGATTCTCTTTTGCTTGAGAGTCATAACCAGAGTTCAAGTAAAGAAGACATCTTATCTGTAAAAGAGTTCATATACAGGCAGGCTGACATCTTAAGGGGAAGAGGTGGTGTAGTTGCTAACACAAACAATGGCTCAGCTGTTGGTATGGTAGCTGTTGCTGCAGCTGCTGCCGCCGCCTCCGCGGCTTCTGGAAAGGCATTGACTACTCCTGATCTTCCTAGTCTAGAGATCTGGTTGTCTTCTTGTCAGCTTATTTTGCACGGTATTCTTTCTGCAAAACGTAGCTCTGCATATGAACCAGAAATTAGCACACGAAAATCACGCCAAAGGAATGCATTTCCACCAGTCGCTGAAACAAATTTTTCTAAACTAACAGATCCTCTAGAAATTGCAATCTCTTTTTTGGAGAGCGGTAAAGGGCTGAACAGTAGATTTTCTACTTTATGGTGTCAAAAGGCCCTTCCAGCTGCCAAAGATGTTTATTTGAATAATTTGCCTTCTTCCTACCCAACATCGCTGCACAAGGCTCACTTGGAGAAGGCTTTGTGTGCTTTTAGTTCGATGGTCAAAGGACCTGCTGTGCAACTTTACTTGAAAAAGTTGGAGGATGAATGCACATCCATTTGGAGTTCAGGAAGGCAACTCTGTGATGCAGTTAGTTTGACTGGAAAACCTTGCATGCACCAGAGGCATGATGTGGAAGCTTGTAATCAAGTTGCACAAGATGAGAATAAGCCACACTCCAGCGGATTTGTTTTCCTTCATGCCTGTGCATGTGGCCGTCTACGGCGATTACGCCCtgacccttttgattttgaaGCTGCTAATGTTACAGCAAGTTGTTATCAAGAATGTGATAAGCTCCTTTCTGCAATCCAGCTGCCACAAGTAAGTGATAATGGGCCTATTCAGTCTTCATCATGGAGTTTGATCAGAGTAGGTGGTGCAAGGTACTATGAACCTGCAAAAGGCCTACGGCAGAGTGGTTTCTCTGCCACTCAAAAATTTCTTCTCAAATGGAAAATTTTTCTGGAGAAAAGTGAAGAGCCAAAAGAACCAGCATGTTCAGTTCAGGACGTTGTTAATCATAGGTTGATTAGTGAGTCCAATATTGAAACTGTTGCAGATGCAGACAGAAAAAGAACTAGTTCTGCTCAATTAGACCGGGGTAAAATCCCTAACGAAGTAGAAATTCTTGGAAATTCCCCATCTGACAACAAGTTTGATAATAGCAAGATCAGGTTTGGGAAAGGGCCCTCCAATTTTACAATGAGAAAACCTTTTTCAGAGGTTGTGGCTGGATCAACAGCCACAGATTCAGGTTTCCCGCCCCTTCAGTCAAAAAAACAAACCTCACTAGCCTCGGACAAAGGCATGAAGCAACATACTGTAGTTGGTAGGAGAATAGAACAAATTGGTGAAAAAATTGACAATCAAGGATCTCAAAAAGTTGACGATGCAGTTGCAGATAAAATTGAGAACAGTAAAGACAGTAGGAATAGTGATTCAGTTTTAGAAATAGGTAGCAATATTATTTCATTGAGCTTTAATACCAAGAAAAATTCTGAAACAATGTCTTCATCAAAGCACGTTACAGTTTATTTTGGCTTTGAGCATGAATGCCCTCGTGGTCACAGGTTCATGTTGACTCCAGAACTCCTCAGTGAACTTGGCTCCTCTTATGCAGTGTATGAAGAATCTCATCACCATTATTCTTGTGCAAACAAGCTGGATCATAAAGTGGCAGAACCTATCCAATTAGTTAGGAATGGTGGTCGCAGTAAAGTTCATCGCCATGCCAATGAGATACTTGCTAGTGCTAGTAAGGATAGTACTACTGGGACTTCAAAGGATATTATGACTAATGCCAACCGTCGTCCGGATGGATTGATGCGACATACTCTCTCATCCGAAGTACAGAATAGTGTGGCAGTTGCCAGTAGTACTATGAAGGATGTTGAAGATATTACGCAATCTGTTACTCTAGAAGATGGTGGAAATGCTTTCTCCTTGCTTGATAGAAATTTACCAGTTTACATGAAATGCCCTCACTGCCGCACCTCAAAGAACAGAAGGGATCCACCAAATGTTAAATTTGCTGGAACTATATCCCAACTTCAGAGAATCTTCTTG GTCACTCCCGCATTTCCAGTGCTTTTGGCTACATGCCCTGTTGTACAATTCGAG AAGTCATGCCTACCTCTACCAGTCCCAGACATTGAACAAAAACTTCAGTTTACTCTTGGTTGCCAAGTGATCTTGCCACCAGAGAGTTTCCTCTCACTTAGACTCCCATTTGTATACGGTTTACAATTGGAGGATGGAAGTCTACACCCTCTTAGACCTTTTGAAGATGAACCAGAACTGACTGCCTGGATTACCAAAAGCACAACATTGCAGGTTCTGTCCAAAGGAAGTAATCCTGATGAACAACTGTTCAATTGA
- the LOC141689574 gene encoding uncharacterized protein LOC141689574 encodes MEREKRGPPSSATPSPFTAAIRSSPLPRVFRHNPDLLFNGKADPVEYLIQFNTEMEVYQVPEMTRCRLFAASLRGSAQQWFSKLGPASIRTWRQLENLFVRQFQSTLHYSPHVATLANIKQREGEPLEEYFRRFNAEVPKVRGASDETIKNFLIAGLKEGSKFWKSLQASKPRTLSEFYEQAEPFKRVEKSMRELKISENYRDKRDRSSSPDERRKTYRRSSSPKKPARGKEINKDSGRPYTSKWQTHTPMVASIDHIYATYAGKGVFQKAAPLTDYNKRDTSKYCAYHEATGHDTADCR; translated from the coding sequence ATGGAGCGAGAGAAGAGGGGACCCCCAAGCTCGGCTACCCCTTCTCCGTTCACGGCTGCCATCCGATCATCCCCCCTGCCTCGGGTATTTAGGCACAACCCCGACCTTCTATTCAATGGCAAAGCCGACCCGGTGGAATACCTTATACAATTTAACACTGAGATGGAAGTCTATCAGGTGCCGGAGATGACTCGCTGCAGACTCTTCGCGGCATCACTCAGGGgtagtgcccaacaatggttctccaagttgggGCCTGCTAGCATAAGGACATGGCGTCAATTGGAGAACTTGTTCGTCAGACAATTTCAGTCCACCCTCCACTACTCACCTCATGTGGCCACGTTAGCCAACATCAAACAAAGGGAGGGGGAGCCTCTGGAAGAATACTTTCGTCGGTTCAACGCCGAAGTCCCCAAGGTGAGGGGAGCCAGTGATGAGACTATCAAGAATTTCTTGATTGCAGGATTGAAAGAAGGGTCGAAATTCtggaagagcctccaagcgaGTAAGCCGAGAACCTTGTCCGAGTTCTATGAGCAAGCTGAACCCTTTAAGAGGGTAGAGAAGTCGATGAGAGAGCTAAAAATTAGCGAGAACTATCGAGATAAAAGAGACCGGTCTTCGAGCCCTGATGAGAGGAGAAAGACATATCGGCGTAGCTCAAGCCCCAAAAAGCCTGCCCGAGGTAAAGAGATAAACAAAGATTCAGGGAGACCTTATACAAGCAAATGGCAGACACACACCCCTATGGTAGCCTCTATCGACCATATATATGCTACCTATGCTGGGAAGGGGGTATTCCAGAAGGCAGCCCCTCTCACAGACTATAACAAGAGGGACACCTCGAAGTATTGTGCATATCATGAGGCCACGGGGCACGATACAGCTGATTGCAGATAA
- the LOC141707411 gene encoding putative aquaporin TIP1-1, whose product MPIPQIPYMPPIHQIAVGHYHEFSHPGALKAAAAEFFSTLIFVFAGQGAAMAFTKLTHGAPTDPSGLVAAALAHGFGLFVAVAAAANLSGGHVNPAVTLGACIGGHLTVVRALLYIIAQLLGSTAACFLLLFSTGGMTTSAFALTGVSVWSAVVFEIVMTFGLVYTVYATALDPKKGEVGIIAPLAIGLIVGANILAGGAFTGASMNPAVSFGPAVVSFDFTNHWVYWAGPLVGGALAAIVYQLIFISQSHTHEPLPRDDF is encoded by the exons ATGCCGATACCACAGATACCATACATGCCCCCTATACATCAAATAGCCGTCGGACACTACCACGAGTTCAGCCATCCGGGTGCCCTTAAGGCTGCCGCTGCAGAATTCTTTAGTACCCTCATTTTTGTTTTTGCAGGACAAGGTGCTGCCATGGCATTTACTAAGCTGACTCATGGAGCACCTACAGACCCATCTGGCCTTGTTGCAGCTGCTTTGGCTCATGGTTTCGGATTGTTTGTCGCGGTTGCTGCTGCAGCTAATCTTTCTGGTGGCCATGTTAATCCGGCTGTCACCTTGGGAGCTTGCATTGGTGGACACCTAACAGTTGTACGAGCACTACTCTATATTATAGCTCAGTTGCTTGGCTCAACTGCTGCTtgttttcttcttcttttctctaCTGGTGGCATG ACAACCTCGGCATTTGCTTTAACCGGCGTATCCGTATGGAGTGCGGTAGTGTTTGAGATCGTGATGACATTCGGATTAGTTTACACGGTGTACGCCACGGCGCTGGACCCAAAGAAAGGTGAAGTAGGGATCATAGCACCCCTTGCGATTGGTTTAATCGTGGGAGCCAACATTCTCGCTGGCGGTGCATTCACCGGAGCATCAATGAACCCAGCTGTATCATTTGGGCCTGCTGTGGTTAGCTTTGACTTCACCAATCATTGGGTTTACTGGGCTGGGCCACTTGTTGGTGGTGCCCTAGCTGCAATTGTGTATCAGCTCATTTTCATTAGCCAAAGCCACACTCACGAGCCCTTGCCTAGGGATGATTTCTAA
- the LOC141707413 gene encoding uncharacterized protein LOC141707413 isoform X1 — translation MDLPKPNPSPKRVLIRPPQHPNLPISQNPNPPVLGQSNGVVVVGFIGRQNGDVGQLINRVLDANVFGSGNRDRTFGLESGGVVSEEFKDWLKCRKISFFYEEDKGILYLQFSSITCPVMEEVVEGGLGFDSVLEEREFGDLQGMLFMFSVCHVIVFFHEGSRFDVQILKKFRILQSAKHAMSPFVRSRTTQPLPSKLNSSSSQVSVSGVNSNRSPGKSGGVLRRNGSSISLMSGLGSYNSLFPGQCTPVTLFVFHDDFSEDAPGSNVVESVDAPGSNVVESVDASSLNQSLSLNSSARSNLPTKGSGPVVVLSRAGKYEGGIRKKLQSSLEAQIRFSIKKCRTLTGTESGYAGRKAGGMSSSAPLFSLDAAKAVALVDRSSNQRGESLDFATSLVENILNGTRSSDSLLLESHNQSSSKEDILSVKEFIYRQADILRGRGGVVANTNNGSAVGMVAVAAAAAAASAASGKALTTPDLPSLEIWLSSCQLILHGILSAKRSSAYEPEISTRKSRQRNAFPPVAETNFSKLTDPLEIAISFLESGKGLNSRFSTLWCQKALPAAKDVYLNNLPSSYPTSLHKAHLEKALCAFSSMVKGPAVQLYLKKLEDECTSIWSSGRQLCDAVSLTGKPCMHQRHDVEACNQVAQDENKPHSSGFVFLHACACGRLRRLRPDPFDFEAANVTASCYQECDKLLSAIQLPQVSDNGPIQSSSWSLIRVGGARYYEPAKGLRQSGFSATQKFLLKWKIFLEKSEEPKEPACSVQDVVNHRLISESNIETVADADRKRTSSAQLDRGKIPNEVEILGNSPSDNKFDNSKIRFGKGPSNFTMRKPFSEVVAGSTATDSGFPPLQSKKQTSLASDKGMKQHTVVGRRIEQIGEKIDNQGSQKVDDAVADKIENSKDSRNSDSVLEIGSNIISLSFNTKKNSETMSSSKHVTVYFGFEHECPRGHRFMLTPELLSELGSSYAVYEESHHHYSCANKLDHKVAEPIQLVRNGGRSKVHRHANEILASASKDSTTGTSKDIMTNANRRPDGLMRHTLSSEVQNSVAVASSTMKDVEDITQSVTLEDGGNAFSLLDRNLPVYMKCPHCRTSKNRRDPPNVKFAGTISQLQRIFLVTPAFPVLLATCPVVQFEKSCLPLPVPDIEQKLQFTLGCQVILPPESFLSLRLPFVYGLQLEDGSLHPLRPFEDEPELTAWITKSTTLQVLSKGSNPDEQLFN, via the exons ATGGACTTACCCAAACCAAACCCATCTCCAAAACGGGTCTTAATTCGCCCTCCTCAGCACCCCAATTTACCCATTTCTCAAAACCCTAATCCACCTGTTCTTGGTCAATCAAATGGTGTCGTTGTGGTGGGGTTTATTGGGAGGCAAAACGGTGATGTGGGTCAGTTGATTAATAGGGTTCTTGATGCCAATGTGTTTGGTTCTGGGAATCGTGATAGGACTTTTGGGTTGGAGAGTGGTGGGGTTGTTAGTGAGGAGTTTAAAGATTGGTTGAAGTGCCGAAAAATTAGTTTTTTTTATGAGGAGGATAAGGGGATTTTGTATTTGCAGTTTTCGTCGATTACGTGTCCGGTGATGGAAGAGGTTGTGGAGGGGGGATTGGGGTTTGATTCTGTGTTGGAAGAGCGGGAGTTTGGGGATCTTCAAGGGATGCTATTTATGTTCTCT GTTTGCCATGTAATTGTGTTTTTCCATGAGGGGTCGCGTTTTGATGTACAGATTTTGAAAAAGTTTCGGATTCTCCAATCTGCCAAGCATGCGATGTCACCATTTGTAAGATCAAGGACCACACAACCTTTGCCATCTAAATTAAATTCGTCTTCCTCGCAAGTATCTGTTTCTGGTGTAAATTCTAACCGGTCTCCTGGTAAATCTGGTGGTGTCTTGAGACGTAATGGATCCTCAATTTCATTGATGTCAGGCCTGGGTTCATACAACTCCTTGTTTCCGGGTCAATGCACACCAGTAACACTATTTGTTTTTCATGATGACTTCTCTGAAGATGCCCCTGGTTCTAATGTCGTGGAGTCTGTAGATGCCCCTGGTTCTAATGTCGTGGAGTCTGTAGATGCCTCCTCGTTAAATCAGTCATTAAGTTTGAACAGTTCTGCTAGGTCAAATTTGCCTACAAAAGGATCTGGTCCCGTTGTTGTGCTGTCACGCGCTGGTAAATATGAAGGTGGAATTAGGAAGAAACTGCAGTCATCCCTTGAGGCACAGATCCGCTTTTCGATTAAAAAATGTAGGACACTTACAGGAACTGAATCGGGATATGCTGGGAGAAAAGCTGGAGGTATGTCAAGCTCAGCACCTTTGTTTTCACTAGATGCAGCCAAAGCTGTTGCATTAGTAGACAGATCATCAAATCAAAGAGGTGAATCACTTGATTTTGCCACTTCTCTTGTTGAAAATATTCTGAATGGAACGAGATCATCTGATTCTCTTTTGCTTGAGAGTCATAACCAGAGTTCAAGTAAAGAAGACATCTTATCTGTAAAAGAGTTCATATACAGGCAGGCTGACATCTTAAGGGGAAGAGGTGGTGTAGTTGCTAACACAAACAATGGCTCAGCTGTTGGTATGGTAGCTGTTGCTGCAGCTGCTGCCGCCGCCTCCGCGGCTTCTGGAAAGGCATTGACTACTCCTGATCTTCCTAGTCTAGAGATCTGGTTGTCTTCTTGTCAGCTTATTTTGCACGGTATTCTTTCTGCAAAACGTAGCTCTGCATATGAACCAGAAATTAGCACACGAAAATCACGCCAAAGGAATGCATTTCCACCAGTCGCTGAAACAAATTTTTCTAAACTAACAGATCCTCTAGAAATTGCAATCTCTTTTTTGGAGAGCGGTAAAGGGCTGAACAGTAGATTTTCTACTTTATGGTGTCAAAAGGCCCTTCCAGCTGCCAAAGATGTTTATTTGAATAATTTGCCTTCTTCCTACCCAACATCGCTGCACAAGGCTCACTTGGAGAAGGCTTTGTGTGCTTTTAGTTCGATGGTCAAAGGACCTGCTGTGCAACTTTACTTGAAAAAGTTGGAGGATGAATGCACATCCATTTGGAGTTCAGGAAGGCAACTCTGTGATGCAGTTAGTTTGACTGGAAAACCTTGCATGCACCAGAGGCATGATGTGGAAGCTTGTAATCAAGTTGCACAAGATGAGAATAAGCCACACTCCAGCGGATTTGTTTTCCTTCATGCCTGTGCATGTGGCCGTCTACGGCGATTACGCCCtgacccttttgattttgaaGCTGCTAATGTTACAGCAAGTTGTTATCAAGAATGTGATAAGCTCCTTTCTGCAATCCAGCTGCCACAAGTAAGTGATAATGGGCCTATTCAGTCTTCATCATGGAGTTTGATCAGAGTAGGTGGTGCAAGGTACTATGAACCTGCAAAAGGCCTACGGCAGAGTGGTTTCTCTGCCACTCAAAAATTTCTTCTCAAATGGAAAATTTTTCTGGAGAAAAGTGAAGAGCCAAAAGAACCAGCATGTTCAGTTCAGGACGTTGTTAATCATAGGTTGATTAGTGAGTCCAATATTGAAACTGTTGCAGATGCAGACAGAAAAAGAACTAGTTCTGCTCAATTAGACCGGGGTAAAATCCCTAACGAAGTAGAAATTCTTGGAAATTCCCCATCTGACAACAAGTTTGATAATAGCAAGATCAGGTTTGGGAAAGGGCCCTCCAATTTTACAATGAGAAAACCTTTTTCAGAGGTTGTGGCTGGATCAACAGCCACAGATTCAGGTTTCCCGCCCCTTCAGTCAAAAAAACAAACCTCACTAGCCTCGGACAAAGGCATGAAGCAACATACTGTAGTTGGTAGGAGAATAGAACAAATTGGTGAAAAAATTGACAATCAAGGATCTCAAAAAGTTGACGATGCAGTTGCAGATAAAATTGAGAACAGTAAAGACAGTAGGAATAGTGATTCAGTTTTAGAAATAGGTAGCAATATTATTTCATTGAGCTTTAATACCAAGAAAAATTCTGAAACAATGTCTTCATCAAAGCACGTTACAGTTTATTTTGGCTTTGAGCATGAATGCCCTCGTGGTCACAGGTTCATGTTGACTCCAGAACTCCTCAGTGAACTTGGCTCCTCTTATGCAGTGTATGAAGAATCTCATCACCATTATTCTTGTGCAAACAAGCTGGATCATAAAGTGGCAGAACCTATCCAATTAGTTAGGAATGGTGGTCGCAGTAAAGTTCATCGCCATGCCAATGAGATACTTGCTAGTGCTAGTAAGGATAGTACTACTGGGACTTCAAAGGATATTATGACTAATGCCAACCGTCGTCCGGATGGATTGATGCGACATACTCTCTCATCCGAAGTACAGAATAGTGTGGCAGTTGCCAGTAGTACTATGAAGGATGTTGAAGATATTACGCAATCTGTTACTCTAGAAGATGGTGGAAATGCTTTCTCCTTGCTTGATAGAAATTTACCAGTTTACATGAAATGCCCTCACTGCCGCACCTCAAAGAACAGAAGGGATCCACCAAATGTTAAATTTGCTGGAACTATATCCCAACTTCAGAGAATCTTCTTG GTCACTCCCGCATTTCCAGTGCTTTTGGCTACATGCCCTGTTGTACAATTCGAG AAGTCATGCCTACCTCTACCAGTCCCAGACATTGAACAAAAACTTCAGTTTACTCTTGGTTGCCAAGTGATCTTGCCACCAGAGAGTTTCCTCTCACTTAGACTCCCATTTGTATACGGTTTACAATTGGAGGATGGAAGTCTACACCCTCTTAGACCTTTTGAAGATGAACCAGAACTGACTGCCTGGATTACCAAAAGCACAACATTGCAGGTTCTGTCCAAAGGAAGTAATCCTGATGAACAACTGTTCAATTGA